ACGGTGAGCTCACCGGTATCGAGGCCGACCTCGACGAGGCGCTCGAGAGCAAGCCCGCCCTGGCCATCGTCAACGACACCCTGCTGTCGGGCATGAAGACCGTCGGCGAGCTGTTCGGCTCCGGCCAGATGCAGCTGCCGTTCGTGCTCAAGTCCGCCGAGGTCATGAAGAAGGCGGTCGCCTACCTCGAACCGCACATGGAGAAGAGCGACGACGACGGCAAGGGCCGGATCGTGCTCGCCACCGTCAAGGGCGACGTCCACGACATCGGCAAGAACCTCGTGGACATCATCCTGTCCAACAACGGCTACGAGGTCGTCAACCTCGGTATCAAGCAGCCGGTGTCGGCGATCCTGGAGGCGGCCGAGGAGAAGAAGGCCGACGTGATCGGCATGTCCGGCCTGCTGGTCAAGTCCACGGTGATCATGAAGGAGAACCTCGAGGAGATGAACTCCCGGGGTATCTCCGAGCGCTTCCCGGTGCTGCTGGGCGGTGCCGCGCTCACCCGCTCCTATGTGGAGCAGGACCTGGCCGAGATGTTCGGCGGTGAGGTCCGCTACGCCAAGGACGCCTTCGAGGGCCTGCGCCTGATGGACACCTTCATGGCGGTCAAGCGCGGCGAGGAGGGCGCCAAGCTCCCCGAACTGCGCCAGCGCCGGGTCAAGCGCGGGGCCACCCTCAAGGTGACCGAGCCCGAGGAGATGCCCGCCCGCAGCGACGTCTCCACCACCAACAGGGTGCCCGTCCCGCCGTTCTGGGGCGACCGGATCAGCAAGGGCATTCCGCTGGCCGACTACGCGGCCTTCCTCGACGAGCGCGCCACCTTCATGGGGCAGTGGGGCCTCAAGGCCTCCCGCGGCGGCAACGGGCCCACCTACGAGGAGCTGGTGGAGACCGAGGGCCGTCCGCGCATGCGGATGTGGCTGGACCGCATCCAGACCGACGGCCTGCTGGAGGCCGCGGTCGTGCACGGCCACTACCCCTGCTACAGCGAGGGTGACGACCTGGTCGTGCTGGACGAGGACGGTGTCACCGAGCGCACCCGCTTCACCTTCCCGCGCCAGCGCCGGGACCGGCACCTGTGCCTGTCCGACTTCTTCCGGCCCAAGGAGTCGGGGGAGCTGGACGTGGTCTCCTTCCAGGTGGTGACGGTGGGCGCGGCGATCAGCCGCGCTACCGCGAAGCTGTTCGAAAGAGACGCCTACCGCGACTACCTGGAGCTGCACGGGCTTTCGGTGCAGCTCACCGAGGCCCTGGCCGAGTACTGGCACACCCGGGTCCGCGCCGAGCTGGGCTTCGCGGGGGAGGACCCCGCCGAGCTGGACGCCTTCTTCAAGCTCGGCTACCGGGGCGCCCGCTTCTCCCTGGGCTACGGGGCCTGCCCCGACCTGGAGGACCGCGCCAAGATCATGAAGCTGCTGGAGCCGGAGCGTGTGGGGGTGGCGTTGTCCGAGGAGTTCCAGCTTGTTCCCGAACAGGCCACCGACGCGATCGTCATCCATCACCCCGAGGCGACATACTTCAACGTCTGACCTACCGGTCGAGAGGGCGGCCCCGCCGGTGAACGTCACCGGTGGGGCCGCTCCCTGCCAGGGGTCAGCCAGTCATCGCCGGAGGCCGGCGACCACCCGGCTGCCAACCGGCCGCCACGCCACGAGTCGAGATGAGCGAATTGAGCACTGTGAGTTCCGAAATGCCCGAGACCTCCGTCGCAGCGGAGCGCCGCCTCCAGGCGGTGCTGCTGGACATGGACGGCACCCTCATCGAGAGCGAGCACCTGTGGGGTGAGGCCGAGGCCGAACTCACCGCGGAGCTGGGCGGGGTGTGGACCGCCGAGGACCACGAGGCCAACGTCGGCAACGCCGCCGAGCCGGTGGGCCGCTACATCATCGAGCGCACCGGGGCCGACCACCTGACCCCGCGCCAGGTGGCCGACATGCTCTACGCCCGCTTCCTGGCCAAGCTGGAGGGCGGGGCCGAGCTGCGGCCCGGCGCCAAGGAACTGGTGACGATGCTGGCCGAGGCCGGGGTTCCGGCCGTGCTGGTGACCTCCACCGAGCGCGCCCTGGTGGAGACGGCGATCGACGGTATCGGGCTGGACAGCTTCGTCGACTCGATCGCCGGTGACGAGGTGGACGCCAACAAGCCGCACCCCGACCCCTACCTCCGGGCCGCCCGCCGCCTGGGCGTGGACCCGCGCCGCTGCGTGGCCGTGGAGGACTCGCTGGTGGGCGTGGCCTCGGCCGCCGACGCCGGGTGCCTGACCATCGCGGTGCCCAACCACGTGGAGATCACGCCCCGCGAGGGCGTGGTCTTCCGGGACAGCCTGGTCGGGGTGGACCTGGACTGGCTGGAGTCGCTGGTCGCCGACCGCTGAGCACCGACCGCCGCCCCTGATCGCCGACTGCCGCCCGCCGATCACTCCATGCTCCGTCTACGCCTGGCTGTTGGCGGCTTGCACCCCGATGAGTAGCGTGGGTGGGAGAGGGGCGCAGTGCCCGGCCGGGGGCCGATCACTGCCGGGTGAACCGCCCTAGGGGATCGGCCGGATGTGTGTTCGGGCGCGGGATGGGAGACTGGTCGCATGCCTGAGACTTTGAATGACAATGTTGGTGTGGGGCTGGGGGCGGCCCTGACGGCGGTCGGGATCGTCATCTCCTACTTCGTGTGGCGGAAGAAGGGCGCCGCCTACGGTCTGCGCGGTGTGGCCTGGTCGCTGCTGCCCCTGATCGCCGGGCTGCTCCTGCTGATGGACGTGGTGATGCAGTTCGTCCTGGGCGTCCTCGGCATCCTGCTGACGATGGCCTTCAAGCTCCAGTCGTGGGTCGGTCTGGCCCTCGCCGTGGTGATGGTGGTCCTGTACGTGGTCTCGGGCTTCATGAAGTCCAAGGGCATCGGGGTCAAGCCCGGTGCGCGGCCGCAGGACAAGGCCCAGGCCAAGGCCCAGGGAGAGGGAACGCCCGCCGCCGGGGCCGCCCCGGCCGCCGCGGGTCAGGTCAAGGCCACCCAACAGGCCAAGGCGCCCGCCGCGGACGACGACTTCGGTGACATCGAGGCGCTGCTGCGCAAGCGCGGTATCGACTAGCCGACTCTGACGACGACGAGGACGGCCCCGCTTCGGCGGGGCCTTTCTTGTGCACAACGATGTCTTCTTCGTGCAAGAACCATGCGCGGAACCTGCCCCGACGTGCAGTTCCGTGCGTCGCTGGCCGCCCGTTGCGGGCGATTTCGTTCACACGCCCGTGTGGCCCCGTTCACTCGGGGGATTCATGCGAACACGTTCTGATTCATAGCACTTGCCATAGCGCAGCTGAATTGGGGCGAAGCGCGCGGGGGTGCCCTTAGGGTTGGCTCGGGTGTGATCCTCCCCCTCGTGCCAGCTCAGCCACGGTCGTCCGATGAATGCCTGCTTTGCGGCTTTAGTCCCCATATGGGTCGATTGTTAGGTTTCATTACGGTTTGGCCACATGGGCAGACTTTGGACGACATGCCGACAAAGGGCGAGTAAATTGGTCTTTGTGTAACATCCCGGGCGTAAAGGTCTGCGATGTGTCCAACCTCTCAACCGGGTGGGTGCACCGCGTGCCAGTGCCGACGAGACGGGCAACCCTCTCGCTCCGTCGGTCACGCCCACGCCAGCCAGAGTCGAGAACCGGCCGGCCCCACCGTGAGACCCAGCAGGGCTAACCCCTGACCGGCTCACGCGTGGGATCTGTCCCCTCGGCCAGAAGCGTATGAGTGGAGAGTGGTGGCCTGATGAGCGCGCCCTCGCATGCCCCTGAGACGACCGAACCGGTCGCCTCGGACCCCGGCGCGTCGGCCTCGGGTCGCAGCGACGCCGACAACCGTTCCCTGCGACAGATCGCCTGGCAACGACTGCGGCGCGACAAGGTCGCCATGGTCTCCGGCGTGGTCGTGGTCCTGCTCATCCTGGCGGCGATCTTCGCGCCCTTCCTGGTCAAGCTGTTCGGGCACCCGCCCACCCAGTTCCACCAGGACCTGATCGACCCGGCGCGACGCCTCCCTTACCTCGACCCCGACGACCCCAGCGCGGGTGTCGACCGCTGGGGTGGGATCAGCGGGGACCACCTGCTCGGCGTCGAGCCGACCACCGGCCGCGACATGTTCAGCCGCATCCTCTACGGCGCCCAGATCTCGCTCCTGGTCGCCTTCCTGTCCACCCTGGTCTGCGTCACCCTCGGCACCGTCCTCGGCATCATCGCTGGTTACATGGGCGGCTGGGTCGACACCCTCATCAGTCGCGCCATGGACATCTTCCTGGCCTTCCCGCTGGTGCTCTTCGCGATCGCCCTGGTCGGCGTCATCCCCGACGGCGTCCTCGGCCTGACCGGCAACGGTCTGAGAATCGGCGTCATCGTCTTCATCATCGGGTTCTTCAACTGGCCCTACATCGCCCGCATCGTCCGCGGACAGACCCTCGCCCTGCGCGAGCGGGAGTTCGTGGAGGCGGCCAAGAGCCTCGGCGCCAGCAACCGGCACATCCTCCTCAAGGAGATCCTGCCGAACCTGGTCACGCCGATCATCGTCTACTCCACGCTCCTGATCCCCACGAACATCCTGTTCGAGGCGGCCCTGAGCTTCCTGGGCGTCGGTATCAACCCGCCCACCCCGAGCTGGGGCAAGATGCTCTCCGAAGCGGTGCCCTTCTCCCAGACGGCGCCCTACTTCATCGTCTTCCCCGGTCTGGCCATCTTCATCACCGTCCTGGCGTTCAACCTGTTCGGTGACGGCCTGCGAGACGCCTTCGATCCCCGGACCTCGGACTGACCCGCATCCGTGCGTGGACCCGCCAATACCGCGCACGGACATGGGACAACCCCATGGTCCAACCATCCCCATTCCAGGTTCAGAGAGGTATTTCCTTGAGGAAACGCACCCTCGGCTTCGTCGCGCTCGGCGCGGCGGCGTCCCTCTTCCTGTCCGCCTGCGGCGGCGCCGCCACCGGCGGCGGCTCCGACTCGGCCGGCACCTTCGACCTCGGCTCCACCGAGATCACCAACCCGTCGGACAAGACCGGTGGCACGCTCCGCTACGCCATCGAGATGGACTTCGACTCCACCGACCCGGGCAACACCTACTACGGGTGGAGCTGGAACTTCCAGCGCTACTACGCCCGTACGCTCCTGGCCTTCAACCCGGAGCCGGGTGATGCCGCCAACGAGCTCATCCCCGACCTCGCGGTCGACCTCCCCGAGCCGAGCGACGACTTCAAAACGTGGACCATCGAGATCCAGCAGGGCCTCAAGTACGAGGACGGCTCGGAGATCACGGCCGAGGACATCAAGTACGCCATCGCGCGCGCCAACTTCAACGGTGGAACGTTCACCCAGGGCCCGCAGTACTTCAAGACCCACCTGGACCAGGACGACCACAACGTCTACGAGGGTGACGACCCGCTCGCGGGCTTCGACTCCATCGAGACGCCGGACGACTACACCCTGATCTTCCACCTCAAGGACTCCTTCTCGGAGTTCCCGAACGTGCTGACCCAGGTCCAGACCGCGCCCGTGCCGATCGAGGCCGATCGCGGCGAGCTGTACCAGGAGAACGTGCTCTCCTCCGGTCCGTACAAGTTCGACGGCTCCTACGAGCCCGGCAAGAAGCTGCACCTGGAGCGCAACGAGCACTGGGACGGCGACACCGACCCCGTCCGCGCGGCCCTGCCGGACCGTGTCGAGCTCGAGATCGGCGTCAACCAGGACGAGATCGACCAGCGCCTGGTCAGCGGCGAGATCGACGTCGATGCCCGCGGTAGCGGTGTCGGCCCGGCGATGATGTCCCAGCTGCTCGACGACCAGTCCGTCCAGGACAACCTGGACAACCCGTTCTCCGGCGCCCTGCGCTACGTGAACATCCACACCCCGATCATCGAGGACGTGTCCTGCCGCCAGGCGATCATGTACGCGGCCGACCGCGACAGCATGTGGCGCGCCTGGGGCGGCGAGCCCGGCGGCGACATCGCCACCAACCTGCTCCCGCCGGCGATCCCGGGCTCCAACCCCGACTCGGACCTGTACCCGTCCGAGGACGACAAGGGTGATCTCGAGAAGGCCCAGGAGAAGCTCGACGAGTGCGGTGAGTCGGACGGCTTCAGCACCACCCTCGCGGTCCGCGCCGAGAGCGCCAACGACGTCCAGACCGCCGAGGCCCTCAAGGAGGCCCTGGCCCGCGTCAACATCGACGTCACCATCGAGTCCTTCCCGGCCGCCGACTTCTTCGGCCAGTACGCCGGTTCGCAGGACTACGTCCGTGAGAACGACATCGGCCTGAGCGTCTCCGGCTGGGGCCCGGACTGGCCCAGCGGCTACGGCTTCGCCTCCAAGATCACGCACGGCGACGCGATCATGGAGACCGGTAACTTCAACACCGCCGAGCTCGACGACCCCGAGATCAACGGTCTCTGGGACCAGGCCCTGCTCACCGAGGACCCGGAGGAGCGCGCCGACCTCTACAAGCAGATCGACACCCTCGTCATGGAGAACGCCGCGATCCTGCCGGTGGTCTTCGACAAGGCGCTGATCTACCGCTCCGATGAGCTGACCAACGCCTTCTACCAGCCCGCGTACATGATGTACGACTTCATGCCGCTGGGCGTGGACCGGGACTAGGTCCCGAACTACCAGCCTGAACTAGTACGAGAAGGCAGGTGAAAGCGGCGGGGAGCCCGAGGCGATCCCTCGGGTGTCCCCGCCGCCGACCGCGATGCTGAACTATATTCTTCGCCGCCTTGGTGCGGGTCTCTTGCTTCTCGCCGTCGTCACGGCGGTGACCTTCTGGATCTTCTACGTCCTGCCCAGGTGGGCCGGCGTCACCCCGCACGGCATGGCGGCGATGTACGTGGGCAAGGCGCCCACCCCGGAGGCGCTCGACGCCACCGTGGAACGCCTTGGCCTCGACCAGCCCGTCGCGGTCCAGTTCTTCGAGTTCCTCCGGACTCTCCTCTTCGGCCAGGAGTTCACCTTCGGCCGCGAGACCGTCGAGTGCGCGGCCCCGTGCCTGGGGTACTCCTTCACCACGAACTCGCCGGTGCTGCCGCAGCTGCTTGACCGCCTCCCGGTCACGCTGTCCCTCGGCCTCGGCGCCGCGGTCATCTGGGTCATCGGCGGTGTCTCCGTCGGTGTGCTCTCCGCGGTCAAGAAGGGCAGCGTCTTCGACCGTCTGGCCATGGGTACCGCCCTCATCGGCGTGTCCCTGCCCATCTACTTCACCGGTCTGCTGGCCCTGTCCTTCCTGGTCCACCAGTGGGG
This DNA window, taken from Nocardiopsis exhalans, encodes the following:
- a CDS encoding ABC transporter permease; translation: MLNYILRRLGAGLLLLAVVTAVTFWIFYVLPRWAGVTPHGMAAMYVGKAPTPEALDATVERLGLDQPVAVQFFEFLRTLLFGQEFTFGRETVECAAPCLGYSFTTNSPVLPQLLDRLPVTLSLGLGAAVIWVIGGVSVGVLSAVKKGSVFDRLAMGTALIGVSLPIYFTGLLALSFLVHQWGLFPVSRYVPFTENPVGWFQVMILPWVTLAFLHAAQYARQTRAGMLETLNEDYIRTARAKGLSERKVIFKHALRPTLTPIVTILGLDIGMVLGGAILTEKVFSLNGVGAYAIDSIVAKDLPVVLGVTLLGAVFIVVCNLIVDLLYPIVDPRVRIAA
- a CDS encoding cellulose synthase — encoded protein: MPETLNDNVGVGLGAALTAVGIVISYFVWRKKGAAYGLRGVAWSLLPLIAGLLLLMDVVMQFVLGVLGILLTMAFKLQSWVGLALAVVMVVLYVVSGFMKSKGIGVKPGARPQDKAQAKAQGEGTPAAGAAPAAAGQVKATQQAKAPAADDDFGDIEALLRKRGID
- a CDS encoding HAD family hydrolase; protein product: MSELSTVSSEMPETSVAAERRLQAVLLDMDGTLIESEHLWGEAEAELTAELGGVWTAEDHEANVGNAAEPVGRYIIERTGADHLTPRQVADMLYARFLAKLEGGAELRPGAKELVTMLAEAGVPAVLVTSTERALVETAIDGIGLDSFVDSIAGDEVDANKPHPDPYLRAARRLGVDPRRCVAVEDSLVGVASAADAGCLTIAVPNHVEITPREGVVFRDSLVGVDLDWLESLVADR
- a CDS encoding ABC transporter permease; the encoded protein is MSAPSHAPETTEPVASDPGASASGRSDADNRSLRQIAWQRLRRDKVAMVSGVVVVLLILAAIFAPFLVKLFGHPPTQFHQDLIDPARRLPYLDPDDPSAGVDRWGGISGDHLLGVEPTTGRDMFSRILYGAQISLLVAFLSTLVCVTLGTVLGIIAGYMGGWVDTLISRAMDIFLAFPLVLFAIALVGVIPDGVLGLTGNGLRIGVIVFIIGFFNWPYIARIVRGQTLALREREFVEAAKSLGASNRHILLKEILPNLVTPIIVYSTLLIPTNILFEAALSFLGVGINPPTPSWGKMLSEAVPFSQTAPYFIVFPGLAIFITVLAFNLFGDGLRDAFDPRTSD
- a CDS encoding ABC transporter substrate-binding protein is translated as MRKRTLGFVALGAAASLFLSACGGAATGGGSDSAGTFDLGSTEITNPSDKTGGTLRYAIEMDFDSTDPGNTYYGWSWNFQRYYARTLLAFNPEPGDAANELIPDLAVDLPEPSDDFKTWTIEIQQGLKYEDGSEITAEDIKYAIARANFNGGTFTQGPQYFKTHLDQDDHNVYEGDDPLAGFDSIETPDDYTLIFHLKDSFSEFPNVLTQVQTAPVPIEADRGELYQENVLSSGPYKFDGSYEPGKKLHLERNEHWDGDTDPVRAALPDRVELEIGVNQDEIDQRLVSGEIDVDARGSGVGPAMMSQLLDDQSVQDNLDNPFSGALRYVNIHTPIIEDVSCRQAIMYAADRDSMWRAWGGEPGGDIATNLLPPAIPGSNPDSDLYPSEDDKGDLEKAQEKLDECGESDGFSTTLAVRAESANDVQTAEALKEALARVNIDVTIESFPAADFFGQYAGSQDYVRENDIGLSVSGWGPDWPSGYGFASKITHGDAIMETGNFNTAELDDPEINGLWDQALLTEDPEERADLYKQIDTLVMENAAILPVVFDKALIYRSDELTNAFYQPAYMMYDFMPLGVDRD